From Deferrisoma camini S3R1, the proteins below share one genomic window:
- a CDS encoding sigma-54-dependent transcriptional regulator codes for MARVLVVDDDASLRRILEYNLAQEGYAVATAASGEEALERLEKASFDLVVTDIKMPGMDGMDLLRRIKAESPETQVIVITAFGTIEMAVEAMKAGAAEYITKPFNRDELKLAVRKALRIRNLEAENVRLRQEVRRSEGVDRIVGDSPAMQAVYRLIEKVADSDASVLITGESGTGKELVARAIHRQSRRADRPFVAVNCAAIPRELLESELFGHRKGAFTGAIRDKKGRFEEAAGGTIFLDEIGEMPLDLQPKILRALQEREITPVGSNEVIRVDARVVAATNRDLEAEIEEGRFREDLYYRLAVVPIHMPSLRERPEDVPLLVAHFLKKLAPGKTIRVTPEALEALQRYPWKGNVRELENTIERLLVLRDSDTIELEDLPEKIRAPDQDPGQAGGFSFTLPPEGISLEEVERAVIEEALRRTGWNQSRAARLLRIPRHILLYRMEKFGVPRRKAG; via the coding sequence ATGGCTAGGGTTCTGGTGGTGGACGACGATGCGAGCCTCAGACGGATTCTGGAGTACAACCTGGCCCAGGAAGGGTATGCCGTGGCCACGGCGGCCAGCGGTGAGGAGGCGCTGGAGCGCCTGGAGAAGGCCTCGTTCGACCTGGTGGTCACCGACATCAAGATGCCCGGCATGGACGGCATGGACCTGCTGCGGCGGATCAAGGCCGAGTCTCCCGAGACCCAGGTCATCGTGATCACGGCCTTCGGCACCATCGAGATGGCCGTGGAGGCCATGAAGGCGGGCGCGGCCGAGTACATCACCAAACCGTTCAACCGCGACGAGCTCAAACTGGCGGTCCGAAAGGCGCTTCGGATCCGGAACCTCGAGGCGGAGAACGTCCGCCTCCGGCAGGAGGTGCGACGCTCCGAGGGGGTGGATCGGATCGTGGGGGACTCGCCCGCGATGCAGGCCGTGTACCGGCTCATCGAGAAGGTGGCCGACTCGGACGCCTCGGTGTTGATCACCGGGGAGAGCGGGACGGGCAAGGAGCTGGTGGCCCGGGCCATTCACCGCCAGAGCCGGCGGGCCGACCGGCCGTTCGTGGCGGTGAACTGCGCGGCCATTCCCAGGGAACTGCTGGAGAGCGAGCTGTTCGGCCACCGCAAGGGGGCGTTCACCGGCGCCATCCGCGACAAGAAGGGCCGGTTCGAGGAGGCCGCTGGCGGCACGATCTTTCTCGACGAGATCGGCGAGATGCCCTTGGACCTCCAGCCAAAGATCCTGCGCGCCCTCCAGGAACGGGAGATTACGCCGGTGGGGTCGAACGAGGTGATCCGGGTGGACGCCCGGGTGGTGGCCGCCACGAACCGGGACCTGGAGGCGGAGATCGAGGAGGGCCGGTTCCGGGAGGACCTGTACTACCGGCTGGCGGTGGTGCCGATCCACATGCCGTCGCTTCGGGAGCGGCCCGAGGACGTGCCGTTGCTGGTCGCCCACTTCCTGAAGAAGCTCGCCCCGGGCAAGACGATCCGGGTCACGCCCGAGGCGTTGGAGGCCCTGCAGCGCTACCCCTGGAAGGGGAACGTGCGGGAGCTCGAGAACACCATTGAGCGGCTGCTGGTGCTCCGGGACTCGGACACGATCGAGCTGGAGGACCTGCCGGAGAAGATCCGGGCTCCAGACCAGGACCCGGGGCAGGCGGGGGGGTTCTCGTTCACCCTCCCCCCGGAGGGCATCTCCCTCGAGGAGGTGGAGCGGGCCGTGATCGAGGAGGCCCTGCGCCGGACCGGGTGGAACCAGAGCCGGGCCGCCCGCCTGCTCCGGATTCCACGGCACATCCTGCTGTACCGCATGGAGAAGTTCGGGGTCCCGCGGCGAAAGGCGGGGTGA
- a CDS encoding sensor histidine kinase, which translates to MLVNDPRKDFWIKVGAVAVLVFGVSLLHYGTTTARPLLHDVYRRLYYIPVGLAAVWFGLRGGLAVSGVVAAIYVPHIIIYWNDMGRELWNRVMEVGLYFVFSGLVGFFADRDRAYRRRLQMANERLERSYEELRRQADTLLQVEEQLRRADRLSAIGQLAAAVTHEIRNPLGAIKGTAEILRDEFPSGHPKAEFLEILLKETDRLNQVVEEFLGYARPGSTEEGEAVDLAQVARQVVGFLSTPARKAGVTVSLEADEPVRVGGRPAQLKQVLLNLVLNAVQATPPGRRVIVRVGSCDGRVLGPEFRQVAGRVAHLCVEDEGPGLPRGEEQRVFEPFFTTKEEGTGLGLAISRKIAEAHGGTLVAENRPEGGARFVLTLPALEEADG; encoded by the coding sequence ATGCTGGTGAACGACCCGAGGAAGGACTTCTGGATCAAGGTGGGCGCGGTAGCCGTGCTCGTGTTCGGCGTGTCGCTCCTTCACTACGGCACCACCACGGCCCGCCCGCTGCTCCACGACGTGTACCGCCGCCTCTATTACATCCCCGTGGGGCTGGCCGCCGTGTGGTTCGGTCTGCGCGGCGGGCTCGCCGTATCCGGGGTGGTGGCGGCGATCTACGTGCCCCACATCATCATCTACTGGAACGACATGGGCCGGGAGCTGTGGAACCGGGTCATGGAGGTGGGGCTGTACTTCGTGTTCTCGGGGCTGGTGGGTTTCTTCGCCGACCGCGACCGGGCCTACCGGCGCCGGCTCCAGATGGCCAACGAGCGTCTGGAGAGGTCCTACGAGGAGCTGCGGCGTCAGGCCGACACCCTGCTCCAGGTGGAGGAGCAGCTCCGGCGGGCCGATCGGCTCTCGGCCATCGGCCAGCTCGCGGCCGCGGTGACCCACGAGATCCGAAACCCCCTGGGTGCGATCAAGGGCACGGCCGAGATCCTGCGCGACGAGTTCCCCAGCGGGCACCCCAAGGCGGAGTTCCTGGAGATCCTTCTGAAGGAAACCGATCGCCTCAACCAGGTGGTGGAGGAGTTTCTGGGGTACGCCCGGCCCGGCAGCACCGAAGAGGGGGAGGCGGTGGATCTGGCCCAGGTCGCACGGCAGGTGGTGGGGTTTCTGTCCACCCCGGCCCGCAAGGCGGGGGTGACGGTGTCGCTCGAGGCCGATGAGCCGGTCCGGGTGGGGGGGCGGCCGGCGCAGCTCAAGCAGGTGCTTCTCAACCTGGTGTTGAACGCGGTCCAGGCCACTCCCCCGGGCCGGAGAGTCATCGTGCGGGTCGGCAGCTGCGACGGGCGGGTCCTCGGGCCCGAGTTCCGGCAGGTGGCGGGACGGGTGGCCCACCTGTGCGTGGAGGACGAGGGCCCGGGGCTGCCCCGGGGCGAGGAGCAGCGGGTGTTCGAGCCGTTCTTCACGACCAAGGAGGAGGGCACGGGGCTGGGGCTGGCGATCAGCCGCAAGATCGCCGAGGCCCACGGAGGGACCCTGGTGGCGGAGAACCGCCCCGAGGGGGGGGCCCGATTCGTGTTGACCCTTCCGGCGCTGGAGGAAGCGGATGGCTAG
- a CDS encoding beta-sandwich domain-containing protein, with protein MRYTKHISNHGARRAWTAWAAAVGLALLVAGCGSSGSGDTVATDGGTVSGVIQVDDTAARIAARAAAAVDPGTTVSLDDQESGVPVDADGHFSMTGVPDGDHTLVVHLPDGTNVNVPVRVMDARPLDLGVVTIAQGRTVDHTGFDGYRFGFVDEDGDGKNDLCTDADGNGICDAGTPYEGYAYLMDMGWADEDGDGRNDRFVDADGDGADDSGRGALGHGFGWMDADGDGKNDLFQDADGDGICDLTGMPFEHPFGWADEDGDGVNDRFTDADGDGVNDVDGVPYMAMPGWVDQDGDGKNDFFQDADGDGTDDVTGMPYGHGFGWVDADGDGTNDRFADADGDRMVDEGPAFGHHAGMPWRYGFAMAHRDANGDGIDDVTGMPYGHGFGWVDADGDGKNDAFTDADGDGVNDRTGHGYPMGSGHMGGSGDGIGEEHHEPMEWPMPMPTHGGGMGGGMPM; from the coding sequence ATGAGGTACACGAAGCACATCTCGAACCACGGAGCGCGGCGCGCCTGGACGGCGTGGGCCGCGGCGGTTGGGTTGGCGTTACTGGTCGCTGGCTGCGGCTCGTCGGGGAGCGGAGACACCGTCGCGACGGACGGCGGCACGGTGTCCGGCGTGATCCAGGTGGACGACACGGCCGCCCGGATCGCGGCCCGGGCCGCAGCAGCGGTCGATCCCGGAACCACCGTGTCGCTCGACGACCAGGAATCCGGGGTTCCCGTGGACGCCGATGGGCACTTCTCGATGACGGGGGTTCCCGACGGCGACCACACGCTGGTGGTCCACCTGCCCGACGGCACCAACGTGAACGTCCCGGTGCGGGTGATGGACGCACGCCCCCTGGATCTGGGGGTGGTCACGATCGCCCAGGGCCGAACGGTGGACCATACGGGATTCGACGGGTACCGGTTCGGGTTCGTGGACGAGGATGGTGACGGGAAGAACGACCTGTGCACCGACGCCGACGGAAACGGCATCTGCGACGCCGGCACACCGTACGAGGGGTACGCTTACCTCATGGACATGGGGTGGGCCGACGAGGACGGCGACGGGAGGAACGACCGGTTTGTGGACGCCGACGGCGACGGCGCGGACGATTCTGGCCGCGGGGCGCTGGGTCACGGGTTCGGGTGGATGGACGCCGACGGCGACGGGAAGAACGATCTGTTCCAGGACGCGGACGGAGACGGCATCTGCGATCTGACCGGCATGCCGTTCGAGCACCCGTTCGGGTGGGCCGACGAGGACGGCGACGGGGTGAACGACCGGTTCACGGACGCCGACGGCGACGGGGTGAACGACGTGGACGGGGTTCCGTACATGGCCATGCCGGGGTGGGTGGACCAGGACGGCGACGGGAAAAACGATTTCTTCCAGGATGCCGACGGGGACGGGACCGACGACGTGACCGGCATGCCCTACGGCCACGGGTTCGGCTGGGTGGACGCGGACGGTGACGGGACGAACGACCGGTTTGCGGACGCCGACGGCGACCGGATGGTGGACGAGGGGCCGGCTTTCGGCCACCACGCCGGCATGCCCTGGCGCTACGGGTTCGCCATGGCCCATCGGGACGCGAACGGGGACGGGATCGACGACGTGACCGGCATGCCCTACGGCCACGGGTTCGGCTGGGTGGACGCGGACGGTGACGGCAAGAACGATGCGTTCACCGACGCGGACGGCGACGGGGTGAACGATCGGACCGGACACGGCTATCCCATGGGCTCCGGCCACATGGGCGGATCCGGGGACGGCATCGGCGAGGAACACCACGAACCGATGGAGTGGCCGATGCCCATGCCCACGCACGGCGGCGGGATGGGTGGGGGGATGCCGATGTAG
- a CDS encoding GerMN domain-containing protein gives MNRCMFRTAALGASLALFLAGPAAGAGTQVSATPAYRAAFGAPPASQGVDCRAAVVYLPGLGASGSGDRLAPIPLFSVTPGKIVEEAARVLVAGHPEQVRLLPLPRLFPEGTALKGVEVEEGVAVVRIALGTAGQPHPLASQALAHTLTQFEGITGVRLRLGDDPPAPVVRPDPAAVEPPAAPRLLDVLTAVQEGEPPAEIDVLFDRPVEVIETRLERPDGTPIPGKLYTSMFDMAAVLRPEDPGAIREGMALRVTWAVRDRKGRESRGSRTISLRWYRHPGTR, from the coding sequence ATGAATCGATGCATGTTCCGAACCGCCGCCCTTGGGGCGAGCCTCGCCCTTTTTTTGGCCGGCCCCGCGGCAGGGGCCGGCACCCAGGTATCGGCAACCCCAGCCTACCGCGCGGCGTTCGGCGCCCCTCCGGCATCCCAAGGGGTCGACTGCCGGGCCGCAGTGGTGTACCTGCCCGGGCTCGGGGCCTCGGGCTCCGGGGATCGGCTGGCGCCGATCCCCTTGTTCTCGGTAACGCCTGGAAAGATCGTGGAGGAGGCCGCCCGGGTCCTGGTGGCCGGGCATCCGGAACAGGTCCGGCTCCTCCCCCTGCCCCGGCTGTTCCCCGAGGGGACGGCGCTCAAGGGCGTTGAGGTGGAAGAGGGCGTGGCCGTGGTCCGGATCGCCCTGGGCACCGCGGGCCAACCCCACCCCCTGGCCAGCCAGGCCCTGGCCCACACCCTGACCCAGTTCGAGGGGATCACGGGCGTGCGGCTCCGGTTGGGGGACGATCCCCCTGCCCCTGTGGTGCGACCCGACCCGGCCGCGGTGGAGCCGCCGGCCGCTCCGCGGCTCCTCGACGTCCTGACCGCCGTGCAAGAAGGCGAACCCCCAGCAGAGATCGACGTATTGTTCGATCGTCCGGTCGAAGTGATCGAGACCCGGCTCGAGAGACCGGACGGCACCCCCATCCCCGGCAAGCTCTACACCTCGATGTTCGACATGGCCGCCGTGCTGCGCCCCGAGGACCCGGGAGCGATCCGCGAGGGGATGGCGTTGCGCGTCACGTGGGCCGTGCGCGACCGCAAGGGCCGGGAATCGCGGGGCAGTCGGACGATCTCCCTGCGCTGGTACCGGCATCCCGGTACGAGATGA
- a CDS encoding YHS domain-containing protein has product MNPRESHQIAPGLTGPYSGWSYDPMCRMLIDERDPPGGTFDHDGKRYYFCSVGCREAFRAAPDSALKRKR; this is encoded by the coding sequence ATGAACCCACGCGAATCGCACCAGATCGCCCCGGGATTGACTGGACCCTACAGCGGATGGAGCTATGATCCGATGTGCCGCATGCTGATCGATGAGAGGGACCCTCCGGGGGGCACGTTCGACCACGATGGCAAGCGGTATTACTTCTGCTCCGTCGGATGCCGGGAGGCGTTCCGAGCCGCCCCCGACTCGGCCCTGAAACGGAAACGATGA
- a CDS encoding heavy metal translocating P-type ATPase, with the protein MSHPSHHHHSATVDAPTDPVCGMTVDPETSEHHHTHQGKTYAFCSAHCLEKFRADPEAYLGAPDASNGSGQAAPTDPVCGMTVDPETSEHHHTHQGKTYAFCSAHCLEKFRADPEAYLGEKPAPAQPKAAEATRYTCPMHPEVVADKPGPCPKCGMALEPMMPTVPGAGPTEYVCPMHPEVVQNEPGSCPICGMALEPRVPEAEEEENPELRDMRRRFWVSAVLTTPVFLIAMAEYLPGRPLGQLGSSRMLSWLEFILATPVILWGGWPFFVRGWQSVVNRSLNMFTLIGLGVGVAYAYSVIATIFPDIFPPSFRDESGQVAVYFEAASVIVTLVLLGQVLELKARSQTGAAIRALLGLAPKTARLVLPDGTEKDVPLDQVKPGDRLRVRPGEKIPVDGVVVEGRSNVDESMITGEPVPVEKGPGDPVTGATVNATGSFVMEAKRVGAETLLAQIVRMVAEAQRSRAPIQKLADQVAGYFVPAVVLIAVLTFVIWAVFGPEPRLAHGLINAVAVLIIACPCALGLATPMSIMVATGKGATMGVLFKNAEAIEHMRKVDTLVVDKTGTLTEGKPRLVTVEAAEGMDEQRLVRLAASLERASEHPLAAAIVDGAGDRGVDLAAVEGFESITGKGVRGRVDGAEVVLGTKKLLDDLGIDPGPLGKRAEALRAEGQTVMFVAVDGKPAGILGVTDPIKETTPEAIRQLHDEGIRIVMLTGDSRTTAEAVARRLDIDEVVAEVLPEDKASVVKRYQEEGRFVAMAGDGINDAPALAQAQIGIAMGTGTDVAMESAGVTLVKGDLRGIVRARKLSRATMRNIKQNLFWAFAYNSLGVPVAAGVLYPAFGLLLSPIIAAAAMSFSSVSVVGNALRLRTVKL; encoded by the coding sequence ATGAGCCATCCATCGCACCACCACCATTCCGCCACAGTGGACGCACCCACCGACCCGGTGTGCGGCATGACTGTGGATCCGGAAACGTCCGAGCACCACCACACCCACCAGGGCAAGACCTACGCATTCTGCAGCGCCCACTGCCTCGAGAAGTTCCGGGCGGACCCCGAGGCGTATCTGGGCGCGCCGGACGCGTCGAACGGCTCGGGGCAGGCCGCCCCGACCGACCCGGTGTGCGGCATGACCGTGGATCCGGAAACGTCCGAGCACCACCACACCCACCAGGGCAAGACCTACGCGTTCTGCAGCGCCCACTGCCTCGAGAAGTTCCGGGCGGACCCCGAGGCGTATCTGGGAGAGAAGCCGGCCCCGGCCCAACCCAAGGCGGCCGAAGCCACCCGCTACACCTGCCCCATGCACCCCGAGGTGGTGGCGGACAAACCCGGGCCTTGCCCCAAGTGCGGCATGGCCCTCGAGCCCATGATGCCGACGGTGCCCGGGGCAGGCCCCACCGAGTACGTGTGCCCCATGCACCCCGAGGTGGTGCAGAACGAGCCCGGCTCGTGCCCCATCTGCGGCATGGCCCTGGAGCCCCGGGTCCCGGAAGCGGAAGAAGAAGAGAACCCCGAGCTTCGGGACATGCGTCGGCGGTTCTGGGTTAGCGCGGTGCTCACGACGCCGGTGTTCCTGATCGCCATGGCCGAGTACCTGCCCGGCCGCCCGCTGGGGCAGCTGGGCTCCAGCCGGATGCTCAGCTGGCTGGAGTTCATTCTGGCGACCCCCGTCATCCTGTGGGGCGGCTGGCCGTTCTTCGTCAGGGGATGGCAGTCGGTGGTGAACCGCAGCCTCAACATGTTCACCTTGATCGGGCTCGGGGTCGGCGTGGCGTACGCCTACAGCGTGATCGCCACCATCTTTCCCGACATCTTCCCCCCCTCGTTTCGGGACGAGTCCGGACAGGTGGCGGTGTACTTCGAGGCCGCCTCGGTGATCGTGACCCTGGTCCTGTTGGGCCAGGTGCTGGAGCTCAAGGCACGCAGCCAGACCGGGGCAGCCATCCGGGCTCTTCTCGGGCTCGCCCCCAAGACGGCCCGCCTCGTGCTGCCCGACGGCACCGAGAAGGACGTGCCCCTGGACCAGGTCAAGCCCGGTGACCGGCTCCGGGTCCGGCCCGGCGAAAAGATCCCGGTCGACGGGGTGGTGGTGGAGGGGCGATCCAACGTGGACGAGTCCATGATCACCGGTGAGCCGGTGCCGGTGGAGAAGGGGCCGGGTGACCCCGTGACCGGCGCCACGGTGAACGCCACCGGCTCGTTCGTGATGGAGGCCAAGAGGGTGGGGGCCGAGACCCTGCTCGCCCAGATCGTGCGGATGGTGGCCGAAGCCCAGCGCAGCCGGGCCCCCATCCAGAAGCTGGCCGACCAGGTGGCCGGCTACTTCGTGCCGGCCGTGGTGCTGATCGCGGTGCTCACCTTCGTCATCTGGGCGGTGTTCGGGCCCGAGCCCCGCCTGGCCCACGGCCTCATCAACGCGGTGGCCGTGCTCATCATCGCCTGCCCCTGCGCCTTGGGCCTGGCCACTCCCATGTCGATCATGGTGGCCACCGGGAAGGGCGCCACGATGGGGGTGTTGTTCAAGAACGCCGAGGCCATCGAGCACATGCGCAAGGTGGACACCCTGGTGGTGGACAAGACCGGCACCCTGACCGAGGGCAAACCCCGGCTGGTGACCGTGGAGGCGGCCGAGGGGATGGACGAGCAGCGCCTCGTGCGCTTGGCCGCCAGTCTCGAGCGGGCCAGCGAGCACCCGCTGGCGGCGGCGATCGTGGACGGGGCCGGGGATCGGGGGGTGGATCTGGCGGCGGTGGAAGGCTTCGAATCGATCACAGGCAAGGGCGTCCGGGGCCGAGTGGACGGGGCCGAGGTGGTGCTGGGGACGAAGAAGCTGCTGGACGACCTGGGCATCGACCCCGGACCGCTCGGCAAGAGGGCCGAAGCCCTTCGGGCCGAGGGCCAGACGGTCATGTTCGTGGCCGTGGACGGCAAGCCGGCGGGAATCCTCGGGGTCACGGACCCGATCAAGGAGACCACGCCCGAGGCGATCCGACAGCTCCACGACGAGGGGATCCGGATCGTCATGCTCACCGGCGACAGCCGCACCACGGCCGAGGCCGTGGCCCGACGTCTGGACATCGACGAGGTGGTGGCCGAGGTGCTGCCCGAGGACAAGGCCAGCGTGGTGAAGCGCTATCAGGAGGAGGGCCGGTTCGTGGCCATGGCCGGCGACGGCATCAACGACGCTCCAGCGCTGGCCCAGGCCCAGATCGGCATCGCCATGGGCACGGGCACCGACGTGGCCATGGAGAGCGCCGGGGTGACCCTGGTGAAGGGGGACCTGCGGGGCATCGTGCGGGCCCGGAAGCTCAGCCGGGCGACCATGCGCAACATCAAGCAGAACCTGTTCTGGGCGTTCGCCTACAACAGCCTGGGCGTTCCGGTCGCGGCGGGAGTGCTGTACCCGGCCTTCGGCCTGCTCCTGAGCCCCATCATCGCGGCGGCGGCCATGAGCTTCAGCTCCGTGTCGGTGGTGGGTAACGCCCTGCGGCTCCGGACGGTGAAGCTGTAA
- a CDS encoding nucleotidyltransferase family protein — protein sequence MCAGRWSDHELAPFRETYRSRARAEHSRLLVRRTRALALAKEAARILRERYGAGRVMLVGSLAGPEDLFTQWSDVDLLAWGVPACDTFRAVAELAYMDPELPVELICAETCAPDVLDRLLEQAVEL from the coding sequence ATGTGCGCCGGAAGGTGGTCGGACCACGAACTCGCCCCGTTTCGCGAAACCTACCGCTCGCGGGCACGCGCCGAGCACTCCCGGCTCTTGGTCAGGAGGACCCGGGCGCTGGCACTGGCCAAGGAGGCCGCCCGAATCCTACGGGAGCGGTATGGGGCCGGCCGGGTGATGCTGGTGGGCTCGCTCGCCGGCCCGGAGGACCTGTTTACACAGTGGTCCGACGTGGATCTCCTCGCGTGGGGAGTGCCGGCGTGCGACACTTTTCGGGCCGTCGCCGAGCTCGCGTATATGGATCCGGAGCTCCCCGTCGAACTGATCTGTGCGGAAACGTGTGCGCCGGACGTTCTGGACCGGCTGTTGGAGCAGGCGGTGGAGTTGTGA
- a CDS encoding ribonuclease toxin HepT-like protein has product MRPRYEVLAARIRAELREIARVESRVDRALRGAREHPEHQDAFLDSCALNLHDFYCGIERILERVARTVDEVVPTGRDWHRELLRQMAVPVPGLRPAVLPDSTARALQEYLGFRHVVRNVYAFQFDPERLQRLGENLPTVSAGLRAALSDFCRFLEGIAAGDKD; this is encoded by the coding sequence GTGAGGCCTCGATACGAGGTGCTCGCCGCCCGGATCCGGGCGGAACTGCGGGAAATCGCTCGGGTGGAAAGCCGGGTCGACCGCGCTTTGCGCGGGGCTCGGGAACACCCCGAGCACCAGGACGCCTTTCTCGACTCGTGCGCCCTGAACCTTCACGACTTCTATTGCGGGATTGAAAGAATCCTGGAGCGCGTCGCACGAACGGTGGACGAAGTGGTACCGACCGGGAGGGACTGGCACCGCGAACTCCTGCGGCAGATGGCGGTCCCCGTCCCGGGCCTCCGCCCCGCAGTCCTACCCGACTCCACGGCCAGGGCCCTTCAGGAGTATCTCGGATTTCGGCACGTCGTGCGAAACGTGTACGCCTTCCAGTTCGATCCGGAACGGCTGCAGCGTCTGGGCGAAAACCTACCTACCGTTTCCGCGGGCCTCCGCGCTGCTTTGAGCGATTTCTGCCGATTCCTCGAAGGCATTGCCGCAGGGGACAAAGACTGA
- a CDS encoding transporter, which yields MRRRRIVSAALVGGLVVVAGGRVMASPRGTVGMAVDYQTGDYGSGQTTDAWAVTLTASFRPTDRWVLDVSVPYLYQSASTTTTTAGGMRFDVSSDGRTSSSTMGPGHREPGAGNVATVTDSQSGLGDVVVGVGYTLIEEGDDLPQLSVSSAVKIPTADEEKNLGTGEWDLEVGLALAKIVGDWDVFASGRYVFQGESEAFGLKDFAVLEAGLGRFVGEAAEVWASTAWASAPSEFSDPSAEVRLGIDFGLPSGLGLGGYLSKGLTDGAPDYGAGVSASVAF from the coding sequence ATGCGAAGGAGGCGGATCGTTTCGGCTGCGCTCGTTGGGGGCCTCGTCGTGGTGGCGGGGGGGCGGGTCATGGCGAGCCCCCGGGGAACCGTGGGGATGGCGGTGGACTACCAGACCGGCGACTACGGGTCCGGACAGACCACCGATGCCTGGGCGGTGACCCTCACGGCGAGCTTCCGGCCGACGGATCGTTGGGTGCTCGACGTGTCGGTTCCCTACCTGTACCAGTCGGCGAGCACCACCACGACCACCGCCGGCGGTATGCGGTTCGACGTGAGCTCGGACGGCCGCACCTCCAGCTCCACCATGGGGCCGGGCCACAGGGAACCGGGGGCCGGCAACGTCGCCACGGTCACCGACTCCCAGAGCGGGTTGGGGGACGTGGTGGTGGGGGTCGGCTACACCCTGATCGAAGAGGGCGACGACCTGCCCCAACTCTCCGTTTCCTCGGCGGTCAAGATCCCCACGGCCGACGAGGAGAAGAATCTGGGCACCGGCGAGTGGGACCTGGAGGTCGGGCTGGCCCTGGCGAAGATCGTGGGTGACTGGGACGTGTTCGCTTCGGGCCGGTACGTGTTTCAGGGAGAGTCCGAGGCGTTCGGGCTCAAGGACTTCGCGGTGCTGGAAGCAGGGCTCGGCCGGTTCGTCGGGGAGGCGGCAGAGGTCTGGGCCTCTACCGCATGGGCCTCGGCCCCTTCGGAGTTCTCGGATCCCTCGGCCGAGGTGCGGCTCGGGATCGACTTCGGCCTCCCCTCGGGGCTCGGTCTCGGCGGCTACCTCTCCAAGGGCCTCACCGATGGCGCCCCCGACTACGGGGCGGGCGTGTCGGCTTCGGTCGCGTTCTGA
- a CDS encoding multicopper oxidase family protein, translating into MSDKAPEGHDPASELPRRTFLKTGLAVAGAAAAGLATKAEAAIPKPPPGGETRFVAPPLLSPSAAPDPGHQTPLPAQGRTIEAPLHGIPAVVEPPGAPRDDQVAYKTFDLDLQIARHTLLPGVEAHLLAFNGRVPGPTIRVMEGDWVKVRFKNRTELMHTIHWHGMDVPYTMDGVPWVTQDPVRPGQTFIYRFQARPAGTRFYHCHFGTLLHMQSGMHGAFIIEKPNDPIRQRFPYTRDYVLILTSWDLNFIREELNAMLRRMKERMLLMELGKLDPQTMGVFRTYEDLQRALESGYMPPYTTQRLAGEGRATLNFNFFAINGKCYPSTENLLIREGEWIRIRLINAGQLEHYMHLHGHQFFIVAEDGNDLPEPIEQNTVRVSPGKTADIVVYGNNPGYWTFHDHDTRRVTNNGIYPGGILTVLAYEGIDGPYAPKVALDE; encoded by the coding sequence ATGAGCGACAAGGCCCCGGAAGGGCACGACCCCGCTTCCGAACTCCCCAGAAGAACCTTTCTGAAGACCGGCCTCGCAGTGGCCGGTGCGGCCGCCGCAGGGCTCGCGACCAAGGCCGAGGCAGCGATTCCTAAGCCCCCTCCCGGCGGGGAGACGCGGTTCGTCGCCCCGCCCCTCCTCTCGCCCTCGGCTGCCCCCGATCCGGGGCACCAGACCCCCCTACCGGCCCAGGGGCGCACCATCGAGGCCCCGCTGCACGGCATCCCCGCCGTGGTGGAGCCGCCCGGAGCACCCCGGGACGACCAGGTCGCCTACAAGACCTTCGACCTGGACCTGCAGATCGCGCGCCACACCCTGCTTCCCGGGGTCGAGGCCCACCTGCTGGCCTTCAACGGCAGGGTCCCCGGCCCCACCATCCGGGTGATGGAGGGGGACTGGGTCAAGGTACGGTTCAAAAACCGCACGGAGCTCATGCACACCATCCACTGGCACGGCATGGACGTGCCCTACACCATGGACGGCGTGCCCTGGGTCACCCAGGACCCGGTCCGGCCCGGGCAGACGTTCATCTACCGGTTCCAGGCCCGGCCCGCGGGCACGCGGTTCTACCACTGCCACTTCGGCACCCTGCTCCACATGCAGTCGGGCATGCACGGCGCGTTCATCATCGAGAAGCCCAACGACCCGATCCGCCAACGGTTTCCCTACACCCGCGACTACGTTTTGATCCTGACAAGCTGGGACCTGAACTTCATCCGCGAGGAGCTCAACGCCATGCTCCGGCGGATGAAGGAGCGGATGCTCCTCATGGAGCTGGGGAAGCTCGACCCCCAAACCATGGGCGTGTTCCGTACCTACGAGGACCTCCAGAGGGCCCTGGAGAGCGGCTACATGCCCCCCTACACCACCCAGCGGCTGGCCGGCGAGGGCCGGGCCACCCTGAACTTCAATTTCTTCGCCATCAACGGCAAGTGCTATCCCTCCACCGAGAATCTGCTGATCCGCGAGGGCGAGTGGATCCGGATCCGGCTCATCAACGCCGGCCAGCTGGAACACTATATGCATCTCCACGGCCATCAGTTCTTCATCGTGGCCGAGGACGGAAACGACCTGCCCGAGCCGATCGAGCAGAACACGGTGCGGGTGTCGCCGGGCAAGACCGCGGACATCGTGGTCTACGGCAACAATCCGGGGTACTGGACCTTTCACGACCACGACACCCGCAGGGTCACCAACAACGGGATCTACCCGGGCGGCATCCTGACCGTGCTCGCCTACGAGGGCATCGACGGCCCCTACGCCCCCAAGGTGGCCCTGGATGAGTGA